From the Selenomonas sp. oral taxon 920 genome, the window AAGAAGAATGTATAAATGAGAATGGTTTTTAGAGAAAGATTAATTCGTCGCAAAACTATTCTTGTTTGATCGCGAATGTGTATTATATACTATGTATTTTCAAAAATACATATCGATGGAACGGGAGGGACTATGCGGGAGGTTCGCGTTCAGGACGCAGTAGGGATGATGCTCTGCCACGACATTACGGAGATCGTGCGGGGGGAGCGCAAGGGAGCGCGATTCCGCAAGGGCGATGTGATCCGCGCGGAGGATGTCGAGGTGCTGCTGCGCATTGGCAAGGAGCATATCTACGTCTGGGAGGACGACGAGAATATGCTGCACGAGAACGATGCGGCAGTGATTCTGCGTGACCTCTGCCGGAGCGACTACATGACGGCGAGCGAGCCGAAGGAAGGCAAGATCGAGCTGACATCGACAGTGGACGGCGTGTTCGAGGTGCGCGAGGATGCACTCAATGCGGTGAACGATATCACGGATGTGATGATCGCGACGATCGCGCAGCACTATCCCGTAAAGGCGGGGACGAAGCTCGCAGGGATGCGCGTGATTCCGCTCGTCATTGATAAGAGCACTATGGAAAAGGTGCGTGAGACGGCAGGTTCCGAGCCGCTGCTGCGCATTCTTCCCTATCGAAAGATGAAGGTCGGCGTTGTGACGACGGGCTCGGAGGTCTTTCACGGACGCATCAAGGACACCTTTACGCCCGTCATTGACAGCAAACTGCGCGCGTTCGGACTACAGGTAGACGAGCATCGTCTCTCAGATGACGGGACGGAGCATACGCGTGCGGCGATTGAGGAACTGCTTGCCCTTGGCATGGACATGGTACTCTGTACAGGCGGCATGAGTGTCGATCCCGACGACCGCACGCCCGCCGCGATTCGTGCGACGGGGGCACGCGTGGTGACGTACGGCGCACCCGTGCTGCCGGGTGCGATGTTCCTGCTCGCCTACTACGAGAAGGACGGGCGCAGCGTACCGATCATGGGGCTGCCGGGCTGCGTCATGTACTCGCCCGCGACGATCTTTGATATCATCATGCCGCGCGTGATTGCGGGCAGTGAGTGGACGAGGCGCGAAATCACGCGCCTCGGCATCGGCGGACTCTGCATGGAGTGCAAGGTGTGCCACTATCCCGTGTGTCCGTTCGGAAAGTGAGATGTGATATTCCGCACAGACATAGAGACGAATATTTTGTATAAAGATACGTGTATGAACATCAGGGAGGGGGCGGCTACGATGCAGGACATCGAACTCGAACAGGCAGTAGAGGTGCTGCTTGCACATACAACACCGGTTGCGGAAACGGAGCGCGTTCCCCTGCTGGATGCTGTGGGACGTGTCGCGGCGGAGGACGTGCGTGCGGGGTTTGACAACCCGCCGTTCGACCGTTCGCCGCTCGACGGCTATACGTTCGCTGCGGCAAGTACGCGTGGCGCCTCGGCGGAGAATCCCGTTACGCTGCGCGTCGTCGGCGAGGAGTGCGCTGGTGATTTCTTCGATGGGGTTGTCGGTGCGGGCGAATGCGTCCGCATCATGACGGGCGGCGCGATTCCAAAGGGCTGCGACTGTGTGGTGCGGCAGGAGGATGTACGCGAGGACGGGGAGCAAATTCACGTTCCGTTCACGTCTGAGCCGTACGAGAACTACTGTTATGCGGGCGAGGACATCAAGAAGGGAACTGTCCTCATTCGGCAGGGGCAGTGCATCCGCGCGGCGCATCTGGCGGTGCTCGCAAGTGAGGGCTATGGCGACGTTCTTGTCCGTCGGCGCGTGCGCGTCGCTGTCGCCAGTACGGGCGATGAACTGCTCCAACCGGGCGAGTCTCTTCGTCCCGGCAAGATCTACAACAGCAACCTTTACCTGCTCGCAGGGCGCCTGAAGGAGCTCGGTGCAGAGGTGACGGTTGTCGGCTCTGTGCCGGATGATGTGGAGCGGGCAGCATCGGTGATTGCCTCCTACGCGGACAAGGTGGATCTCTTTCTGACCTCGGGCGGCGTGTCCGTCGGCAAGAAGGACATCATGCATGGTGTTGTGCCTGCGCTCGGTGCGGAGCGCCTCTTCTGGCGCGTCTGCATGAAGCCGGGTGCGCCCGCGATTGCCTATACGCGCGGGAAGATGCTCGGCATTGCGCTCTCGGGCAATCCGTTCGCTGCATACGCGACGTTCGAGCTGATGGCGCGTGCGGCACTGGCGCATCTTGCGGGTGAGACGGAGGTCACGCGCCCCCGTCGGCGTGCGGTGCTCGCCGACGCATTTCCAAAGGCGTGCCTCGGTCGGCGGTTCCTGCGTGCACGGATCGAGGCGGACGGGCGCATCTCGCTGCCTGATCAGCACGAGTCCGGCTCGCTCTTTTCGGCGGCGGGCTGTGATGCGTTCGTGGACGTGCCGGCGGGGACAAAGCCGCTTGCGGCAGGTGCAGAGGTAGAGGTTGTAATCCTTTAGTTTTAGATAGAAGGCTATTATGCAGGATCAGTTTCAGAGGAAAATTGAATATCTGCGCATTTCGGTGACGGACTGCTGCAATCTCCGCTGTCGCTACTGCATGCCTGCACACGGCGTGAAGAAGATGGCGCACGCGGATGTGCTCACCTATGAGGAGATCCTGCGGAACGTGCGTGCACTTGCGGGGGTGGGGATTCGCAAGGTGCGTCTGACGGGCGGCGAGCCGCTTGTGCGCCGCGACATTGTACATCTCGTGCGCGGGCTGAAGGAGACACCGGGCATTGAGACGGTTGCGATCACGACGAACGGTGTCCTGCTCGGTGCGATGATGGACGAGCTCTTGGACGCGGGACTGGATGCGGTAAACCTCAGCCTCGATACGCTCGACGGGGGCAAGTTCTTCTCCATTACGCGGCGCCCAATGTTCGGTGCGGTCATGGAGACTCTGGAACGCCTGACGCGCGAGACGCAGCTCGATATCAAGATGAACTGTGTGCCGATTGCGGGCGTGAACGACGATGAGATCACGGCACTCGCATCACTTGCACGTGATCATGCGATTAAGATGCGTTTTATCGAGCTCATGCCGATCGGTTGTGCCCGCACGGAGGGATATCGCGGCGTACCGATGGATGAGGTGCGTGCACGGCTCAAAGCGGCGTTTGGTGCACTCCTGCCCGTCGGTGAGGCGACGCACGGACGCGCTGTTCCGAAGGGGCCCGCCACGTACGTACAGCCCGCCGGATTCCGTGGGGCGCTCGGTTTTATCGACGCAATGGAGCATAAATTTTGTGATACGTGCAACCGCGTGCGTCTGACGGCAGAGGGGTTCTTGAAGCTCTGCCTTTACAGCAATGCGGGTCTCGATACACGCTCGCTGCTGCGCGGCGGAGCGACGGATGCACAGCTGGCGGATGCAATCGCGCACGCCGTCTGGAAGAAGCCAGAGGAACATTATTTCGAGATGGACACGGAGACGCGTGATCGTCGCGCCATGTATCAGGTAGGGGGTTAATATGGGAGAGATTCGGGCGCTCTGCATCAGTGAGAAGCGCGGGACGCAGAAGCATGCGATGGATCGCGTCTTCTTTATGACGGAGTTCGGCATCGACGGCGATGCTCATGCGGGCGACTGGCATCGTCAGGTGAGCCTTCTCGGACTTGGCGAGATCGACGACTTCCGCGCGCGCGGCGCGGATGTGGATTTCGGGGCGTTTGGTGAGAATGTCGTTGCGGACGGCTTTCATTTTAAGGAGCTTCCTATCGGCACGCGGCTGCGCGTCGGGGATGTTTTTCTCGAGATCACGCAGATCGGCAAGGAGTGTCACAGCCACTGTCAAATCTACCATCAGGTCGGCGACTGCATCATGCCGCGCGAGGGGGTATTTGCACGCGTTCTGCATGGCGGCTGGGTGACGGTCGGGGACAAAATGGAGATCACGACGGAGAAGATTCCGCTCGATGCCGCTGTGATTACAGCAAGCGATAAGGGCTCGCGTGGTGAACGCGAGGATAAGAGCGGTGCGGCGATTCGAGAGATGCTGACCGAGGCGGGGTACCATGTCGCGGGCTTCAACATCGTCCCCGATGAGAAGGAGCAGCTTGTGCGCGAGATGGAGCTCTGGGCGGAGCGCGGCGTGGGCCTGATCCTCACGACGGGCGGCACGGGCTTCTCTGTGCGCGACGTGACCCCCGAGGCAACGCGTGAGGTCATCGAACGTGAGACCCCGGGTATCCCTGAGGCGATGCGTGCGTTCTCCATGCAGGTGACGCCGCGTGCCATGCTCACGCGTGCGGCGGCAGGCATTCGGAAACGCTCGCTCATCGTCAATCTGCCGGGCAGCGAGAAAGCGGTGCGCGAGTGTCTCTCGTTCATCCTGCCGCAGCTGCAGCACGGCGTGGAGATTCTGCGGGGCGATACGGGCGAGTGCGCACGATGAATCTCTCCGATCTGACACTCATCGTGGCGGCGGGTGGCAAGAGTACACGCATGGGGCAGGACAAGCGCTTTCTGCCGCTGGACGGTGAGTCCCTGCTTGCGCGCACGCTCCGCAAGGGACGTGCGGCGGGCTTTCGCAGCATTGTCCTCGCGGCAGAGGGGGCGCAGGAAGAGCTCACGACGCTTGCCGCCGAGTTCGGAGCGATTCTCGTCACGGATGAAATCCCTGCACAGGGACCTGCAGCGGCGATTGCAGCAGGTCTGTCGGCAGCGGAGACGGAGTGGTCACTCGTTCTCTCGGCAGATATGCCCTTTTACGATTTCGAGCTGGTACGGGCACTCCTGCCGCACGCAGAGGGCGATACGCAGGCAGTACTGCCGACCCTCAGCGATTACTGGCAGCCGCTTGCGGCACTCTACCGACGGGATGCGGGCGCGGTATTTGCGGCAGCGATTGCACGCGGTGACCGCAAGCTCGGCATCATCCTCAGGGAGCTCGCCGTGCGTGAAGTTCCGTTTACGGTGGATGCGGGGCTGCTGTTCAACGTGAACACGCCCGCCGCCTATCGGCTTGCGCAGGGGCGGCTCGCGAACGAGCAGCGGACAAAGCCCGTCCTCTCAGTTGCCGCACCTGCCTCAGGCACGGGCAAGACGACATTTATTGAAAAGCTCATTCCACTCCTCGCACAGCGCGGCGTACGTACGGCGGTCATCAAGAGTGACAGCCACGGATTTGACCTCGACACGGAGGGAAAGGATACGGCACGTTTTACGGCGGCGGGTGCAGAGGCGGTTGCAGTCAGCTCGCCCACAGGATATTTTATCCAACAAAAAACAAAGATACGGAAGGATTTTCAGAATCTTATCGCGAAAATAGATACCCATAGTGTAGAACTATATATCTTAGAGAGCCGCGCGCATGGTGTTCTGCCGACATTCATGCTGGACCGCGGGATGGGGATACCGGAGCTGGATGAGCGCGTGGTCGCATACGTTACAAAAGGACGTACCGCAGAAACAGATATTTTGACCTTTGGTCTCGACGATATGGATACCGCCGTGCGCCTTGCGCTCTTTCTGATGGGACGGCCACTCTACGGCGCAGACGGTACAATGTTTTTGACAATGTAATGATTGGAATGGAAAGACTGGGAAATGGAAATTCAGCGCAGTGACTTTATCGATGTACCCGTAACCCGCTATGTATCGGAGAAGAATACGTTCGTCCCCGATCATAAATATACTTCCGAGGAGGTCTACTTCGACATTGACCTCAACGGGGAGAACTTCACCACGGCGTTCTGCTCGCCCGTTGACTTCGAGGATCTTGTCATCGGGATGCTCGCCCAGATGGGGCGCATCCGCACGTATGACGACATCACGGAGCTGACTGTGGATGCAGAGCACCTCAGCGCTTCGGTCAAAACAACGGAGGACGCGCAGCGTTGGGCAGAAGAAGCCGTCAAGAATCCCCGTTACTTCTCAGCACGCAAAATTTTGAAACTGCGCCCCGAGGAGATATTCGAGCGTCCACGTGACGTACGTTTTCATGCGTCGGATATTCTTGCGACGGCGGATGAGCTGCTCGCACACCTTTCCAAGACGCATGACACGACGAACGGCGTACACAGCGGGGTCATTTACGATCAGGAGAACAAGAAAATCCTCGTCTTCCGTGAGGATGTCGGCCGTCACAACGTCTTTGACAAACTCTATGGCTGGGCACTCAAAAATCACGTGGAGATTACCGATAAAATCATCGTCTTCAGCGGACGCTGCTCCTCGGAGATGATGCTGAAGCTTGGGCGCATGGGCATCGGGGCGGTTGCGGCGAAGTCCGTACCGACCACCCTCTCGCTCGATGTCGCACGCAAACTCGGCATTACGCTGTGTGCGCGTATGGCGCCCGGTTCGTTCTGTGTATACGCGAACCCCGAGCGCATTGTACTTTAGGTGAAAACAGGGGATTTCCCCGTTTTTCATAGATATGTTAATTAAGGTTTAGGAGAGCCTGTCGGCGGATTTCCGCCGATATGAAAGGAGAATCACGATGAACCTTAGCAGACGTGACTTTTTGAAAGCCACCGGGCTAAGCGGCGTCGGGCTGGCACTCGCGAGTCTCGGTCTGGACGTCGGCAAAGTCGAGGCGGCGGCGAAAGAGTACAAGCTGACGGGCGGTCGCGAATTTACCTCCGTCTGCCACTTCTGCGCCTGCGGCTGCGGTACGCTCGGCTATGTCAAGGACGGCAAGCTGATCAACCTCGAAGGTGCGGCGGACCATCCTGTCAACCGCGGGGGCCTCTGCCCGAAGGGCGTTGGCTACGGTCACATCCCGAACTCGGCAGAGCGTCCGAAGTGTCCGATGTACCGTGCGCCCGGCAGTGACCACTGGGAGGAGATCAGCTGGGAAGAGGCGATTGATCGCGCAGCACGCGCCATCAAGAAGGCGCGCGATGAGAACTGGGTCGGTCAGGATGAGGCGAACGGCTACAAGTTCATGAGCAACCGTACGGATGCCATCGGACTGATTGGCGGTTCGCAGGTCAACAACGAGGAGTGCTACCAGCTGATTAAGATGGTGCGCGGTCTCGGCGTTGTCAAACTCGACAACCAGACGCGTGTCTGCCATGCCACCACCCCGCCGGCACTCAGTGCGGCGTTCGGGCGCGGTGCGATGAACGGCTCGTGGTACAACATCAAGCATGCGAAGATGGTTTGGATCGAAGGGTCGAACATGGCGGAGTGTCACCCGATGGGTATGAAGAACGTCATGGAGGCAAAGGACAACGGTGCCATCATCGTTCATGTCGATGTACGTTATACCCGTACCTCGCGCGTGGCAGATCATTTCTTCCAGCTTCGTCCCGGCACAGATATCGCCTTCCTCGGAGCCCTTATCAATTATATTATTCAGAACAAGAAATACGATATCGACTATCTGCGCCGCAACACGAACGCGTTCTGTGTCCTGCGTGATGACTTTGACTTCGATGCGGGCATCTTCTCCGGATACAACGAGAAGACGCGCACGTACAACAAGGAGTCGTGGGGCTACAAGCTCGACAGCAACGGCAAACCGATGAAGGCACTCACGCTTGCAACCCCCGGCACGGTCATGGATCACCTTGCACGTCATTTCTCGCGCTACACGTTCGAGAAGGCATCGGCGATCACAGGTATGCCCGTGGCGGATATCAAGAAGGCAGCGGAGCTCTTCTCGACGATCACGCCTACCGTCATGATGTACGCGCTCGGCATGTGCCAGCATACGATCGGCGTGGAGAATATCCGCTGCTTCACGATCATCCAGCTGCTCATGGGCAACATCGGTGTCTCGGGCGGCGGCATTGACGCAATGCGCGGACAGCCGAACGTGCAGTCCTCGACGGACTACGGCATTATGTTCCAGTACTATCCGGCATATCTGCCGTATCCGACGCACACGGACGATACGCTCGCGAAGTGGACACACCACAACGGCACGTTCAAGGCGAAATTCCTGAAGAACCTGCTCAAGGCATGGTTTGGTGATGCGGCAAATGCGTCGAATGACTATATGTTCAACGCCCTGCCGATCCGCAACGGCACGCACAACGACTCACTCTATGTCATGTTCGAAAAGGCGATCGAGGGTATTGTCAAGTGCATCTACGTCTGCGGACAGAATCCCCAGATGACGAATGCAAACCTTACGGTGGTCAACGAGGGGCTTAAAAACCTCGAAACACTCATCGTACAGGATGTCTTCATCAACGAGACAGCGGCGTTCTGGGAGCGCCCCGGCGATAATCCGGCGGACATCAAGACGGAGGTCATCTTTATGCCGGCTGCCTCCTACCTTGAGCGCAACGGTACGATGACGAACTCCATGCGCATGATTCAGTGGCGCATGAAGGGGCCGGATCCCGCCAATGACTCGCGTCCTGACTACTGGATCATTGACAAGCTCTGGAAGCGCATCGTGGAACTCTACAAGGACTCCACGGATCCAAAGGACAATACAGTCAAGCTTCTCACATGGAACTACGGCGATCCGGACGATGGACAGACCTATGTCGAGAACATCATGAAGGAGTGCAACGGCTACGATCTGAAGGATGGGCATCTCCTGCGCGGCATCCGCGAGATCCGCGACGACGGCACGACGATGGCTGGCATGTGGATCTTTACGGGCGTTTACGGCGACGGTGTGCACATGGCAAAGCGCCGCGGGCAGGAAGACCACGGCGACATGGGGATCTACCCGAACTTTGCATGGGTCTGGCCGGACAACATCCATATGCTTTACAACCGTGCCTCCTGCGACGAGAACGGCAAGCCGGTTCGTCCCGGTCAGGCACTCGTCTGGTGGGATGAAGCAAAGGGGATGTGGGACGGCTACGACGTTCCCGACGTTGCCGACCGCACACAGGGGCCGAATACGCCCGGCGGTCAGAAGCCATTCCGCATGAATGCCGAGGGCATTGCCCGTCTCTTTGCCGCCGAATACAGCGATGTGGAGAACGGAGAGACGCGCGATCACTCCTATGTTCCTGTAGACGGTCCCATGCCCGAGTTCTATGAGCCGGTCGAAAGCCCGACAAAGAACGTGATGAACGAGGGACAGAAGACCGAGTTTAACCCGTGTGTAATCTATCCGCGCGTACCGAAGTACCAGAAGATCGGCACGCCGGACGAGTATCCGTATGTCCTCTGCTCCTCGAGTCTCACGGAGCACTGGTGCTCGGGTACGATCACGCGCCACATCCCGTACCTCAACGAGCTGGTTAAGGAACCGTTCGTCGAGATGTCCGAGCAGCTTGCAGTGAAGCTTGGGATTCGTAAGGGAGACCTCGTCCGCGTCAGCACGGCACGCGGCAGCGTGGATGTCAAGGCGATGGTCACGAAGCGTGCACAGCCGCTCATGGTCAACGGCAAGCTCACGCACATGATCTGGATGCCCTACAACTGGGGATTCAAGGGGCTCTCGAAGGGTCCCTCGACAAACTACCTCACCATCGACGCGCTCGATCCGAACGTGCAGGAGCAGGAATTCAAGGCCTGCCTTGCCAACGTCGAACGGTTGTAACTCCCCCTGCGGCATGAACCGCATGGGACATGACCGCACAGAAAAACAATAGGAATAACGTCTGAAAAGACGGGGAGACCCCTTTTATGAAACCGAAAAAAACAGATCCGATGAAGCGCTTTCTCAAGAAGTACCCGTTTCTCGCGGAGGCAGAGCG encodes:
- a CDS encoding molybdopterin-binding protein — translated: MREVRVQDAVGMMLCHDITEIVRGERKGARFRKGDVIRAEDVEVLLRIGKEHIYVWEDDENMLHENDAAVILRDLCRSDYMTASEPKEGKIELTSTVDGVFEVREDALNAVNDITDVMIATIAQHYPVKAGTKLAGMRVIPLVIDKSTMEKVRETAGSEPLLRILPYRKMKVGVVTTGSEVFHGRIKDTFTPVIDSKLRAFGLQVDEHRLSDDGTEHTRAAIEELLALGMDMVLCTGGMSVDPDDRTPAAIRATGARVVTYGAPVLPGAMFLLAYYEKDGRSVPIMGLPGCVMYSPATIFDIIMPRVIAGSEWTRREITRLGIGGLCMECKVCHYPVCPFGK
- a CDS encoding molybdopterin molybdotransferase MoeA, which produces MQDIELEQAVEVLLAHTTPVAETERVPLLDAVGRVAAEDVRAGFDNPPFDRSPLDGYTFAAASTRGASAENPVTLRVVGEECAGDFFDGVVGAGECVRIMTGGAIPKGCDCVVRQEDVREDGEQIHVPFTSEPYENYCYAGEDIKKGTVLIRQGQCIRAAHLAVLASEGYGDVLVRRRVRVAVASTGDELLQPGESLRPGKIYNSNLYLLAGRLKELGAEVTVVGSVPDDVERAASVIASYADKVDLFLTSGGVSVGKKDIMHGVVPALGAERLFWRVCMKPGAPAIAYTRGKMLGIALSGNPFAAYATFELMARAALAHLAGETEVTRPRRRAVLADAFPKACLGRRFLRARIEADGRISLPDQHESGSLFSAAGCDAFVDVPAGTKPLAAGAEVEVVIL
- the moaA gene encoding GTP 3',8-cyclase MoaA codes for the protein MQDQFQRKIEYLRISVTDCCNLRCRYCMPAHGVKKMAHADVLTYEEILRNVRALAGVGIRKVRLTGGEPLVRRDIVHLVRGLKETPGIETVAITTNGVLLGAMMDELLDAGLDAVNLSLDTLDGGKFFSITRRPMFGAVMETLERLTRETQLDIKMNCVPIAGVNDDEITALASLARDHAIKMRFIELMPIGCARTEGYRGVPMDEVRARLKAAFGALLPVGEATHGRAVPKGPATYVQPAGFRGALGFIDAMEHKFCDTCNRVRLTAEGFLKLCLYSNAGLDTRSLLRGGATDAQLADAIAHAVWKKPEEHYFEMDTETRDRRAMYQVGG
- a CDS encoding MOSC domain-containing protein; protein product: MGEIRALCISEKRGTQKHAMDRVFFMTEFGIDGDAHAGDWHRQVSLLGLGEIDDFRARGADVDFGAFGENVVADGFHFKELPIGTRLRVGDVFLEITQIGKECHSHCQIYHQVGDCIMPREGVFARVLHGGWVTVGDKMEITTEKIPLDAAVITASDKGSRGEREDKSGAAIREMLTEAGYHVAGFNIVPDEKEQLVREMELWAERGVGLILTTGGTGFSVRDVTPEATREVIERETPGIPEAMRAFSMQVTPRAMLTRAAAGIRKRSLIVNLPGSEKAVRECLSFILPQLQHGVEILRGDTGECAR
- the mobB gene encoding molybdopterin-guanine dinucleotide biosynthesis protein B, producing the protein MNLSDLTLIVAAGGKSTRMGQDKRFLPLDGESLLARTLRKGRAAGFRSIVLAAEGAQEELTTLAAEFGAILVTDEIPAQGPAAAIAAGLSAAETEWSLVLSADMPFYDFELVRALLPHAEGDTQAVLPTLSDYWQPLAALYRRDAGAVFAAAIARGDRKLGIILRELAVREVPFTVDAGLLFNVNTPAAYRLAQGRLANEQRTKPVLSVAAPASGTGKTTFIEKLIPLLAQRGVRTAVIKSDSHGFDLDTEGKDTARFTAAGAEAVAVSSPTGYFIQQKTKIRKDFQNLIAKIDTHSVELYILESRAHGVLPTFMLDRGMGIPELDERVVAYVTKGRTAETDILTFGLDDMDTAVRLALFLMGRPLYGADGTMFLTM
- the fdhD gene encoding formate dehydrogenase accessory sulfurtransferase FdhD, yielding MEIQRSDFIDVPVTRYVSEKNTFVPDHKYTSEEVYFDIDLNGENFTTAFCSPVDFEDLVIGMLAQMGRIRTYDDITELTVDAEHLSASVKTTEDAQRWAEEAVKNPRYFSARKILKLRPEEIFERPRDVRFHASDILATADELLAHLSKTHDTTNGVHSGVIYDQENKKILVFREDVGRHNVFDKLYGWALKNHVEITDKIIVFSGRCSSEMMLKLGRMGIGAVAAKSVPTTLSLDVARKLGITLCARMAPGSFCVYANPERIVL
- the fdnG gene encoding formate dehydrogenase-N subunit alpha, translated to MNLSRRDFLKATGLSGVGLALASLGLDVGKVEAAAKEYKLTGGREFTSVCHFCACGCGTLGYVKDGKLINLEGAADHPVNRGGLCPKGVGYGHIPNSAERPKCPMYRAPGSDHWEEISWEEAIDRAARAIKKARDENWVGQDEANGYKFMSNRTDAIGLIGGSQVNNEECYQLIKMVRGLGVVKLDNQTRVCHATTPPALSAAFGRGAMNGSWYNIKHAKMVWIEGSNMAECHPMGMKNVMEAKDNGAIIVHVDVRYTRTSRVADHFFQLRPGTDIAFLGALINYIIQNKKYDIDYLRRNTNAFCVLRDDFDFDAGIFSGYNEKTRTYNKESWGYKLDSNGKPMKALTLATPGTVMDHLARHFSRYTFEKASAITGMPVADIKKAAELFSTITPTVMMYALGMCQHTIGVENIRCFTIIQLLMGNIGVSGGGIDAMRGQPNVQSSTDYGIMFQYYPAYLPYPTHTDDTLAKWTHHNGTFKAKFLKNLLKAWFGDAANASNDYMFNALPIRNGTHNDSLYVMFEKAIEGIVKCIYVCGQNPQMTNANLTVVNEGLKNLETLIVQDVFINETAAFWERPGDNPADIKTEVIFMPAASYLERNGTMTNSMRMIQWRMKGPDPANDSRPDYWIIDKLWKRIVELYKDSTDPKDNTVKLLTWNYGDPDDGQTYVENIMKECNGYDLKDGHLLRGIREIRDDGTTMAGMWIFTGVYGDGVHMAKRRGQEDHGDMGIYPNFAWVWPDNIHMLYNRASCDENGKPVRPGQALVWWDEAKGMWDGYDVPDVADRTQGPNTPGGQKPFRMNAEGIARLFAAEYSDVENGETRDHSYVPVDGPMPEFYEPVESPTKNVMNEGQKTEFNPCVIYPRVPKYQKIGTPDEYPYVLCSSSLTEHWCSGTITRHIPYLNELVKEPFVEMSEQLAVKLGIRKGDLVRVSTARGSVDVKAMVTKRAQPLMVNGKLTHMIWMPYNWGFKGLSKGPSTNYLTIDALDPNVQEQEFKACLANVERL